TTTTTTACTGAGATctgagataataaaaaaatgtaaatttatATAGTGAGCTGCCTTCCAATGTTAGTTTAACTGTAAGTCTTGAGTTTCCAGGACTAACAATACTCTATGTTGCTCTTTTTCAGACGTCTGTATCATGAAGTCTCTCAATAGTTTACTTGCATCTGTTATAAAAAAGTTGAAATATAAAGAACTAAATAGTGTCTCAGGTatacagaatgagtagtgacggaAGCAAATacacttttatttagttttactttatatttaaataaatgtTCTGCTTCTATTCTGTTTGGTTCTAGTTTTCCATCTTCATTGAGTCTCTGGTTAAAATGTTGAGGTTCTGAAtatggattggggggggggggggggacaaggttttatagaaaaatgtataaaataaagagAGAAAAATATGTTTAGTATTTAAATATTTCTTCTTCAGCCGCTAGGTGGCAGTGTGCACAAATGAAACGCTTGAATCCATGTGAAATTGGTTGAGGGAGTTCAGTTGAAGTAACTTCCACTTTAGCATTTCTAATCCAGATATAGATTCTTCCTTAAAGTGTGTTTTACGTCGATGCTATAAGCTGCTCCAGGATTTCTTCTATTATGCTCAAAAATGGCTCCATTCACCCTCATTTGAACGTCAACAAGATTCAGTTTCCTGTCAGAACAGGGGAGAGAAAACGAGAAACATTTAGACGAACAGAAGACGATATTAAATTTAATGTTTGCTTCTACCTTCTTTGGGCGTCGTGTAAGGCATCAGTCAGCGCCTTTAGGTAGACAGAGTGATGTTTCCTTTGCAGCAGCTGACGTTCATCTGTCCAGCAGTGACTCCAGAATATATCTGCTTCTTTGGGAATGGAACCACTCGCTGGCTGTCTATTAAAGCCATCGACCTCCACGCTCTCGGCCACGTAGTTCAAATTAGACTCTACAACGTTGTACCTCTGGATAAAGAACAGCTTTGGCTTCCCAGCCAGCATGGGACAAGCGTCACCCGTGAAAAGATTTCTGATGCAATCTATAGCAAAACCGCCACCATACTCATCTGTACCCAAAAGGCGGTGGGTAGAACCACGGCTGATGATGCAACAGACAAAAGCATCTCCTATGTGGTTTTCTGTCGGTCTCAATATTTCTCTGAGAGATAAAAGGATGAGATCAGAAGTCAAGAAAAGGTAGAGGGAAACGTTGAAGTGAAGAGCCTTGAACGTCTGTTCTAACATTTCTGAAAGAGAAAGACGACATAAATAATTAGAGAATAAGTGAGTGACTTTGCAGTACACATGTATTTTTTCCCTTCATCTGAGTATTTTCACTTTTCCTGCACCACATCTCAAGGATTGTTGGGCTACATTTTACGGTACGATAACTTCTTATTCACTAAAAATCATATTTTAAACTGAAATATTTATCCTAATTGTAGTCACTCAAGCCACTTGTACAATAAGAAAATTAGCCCTGTAGAATAAATTTAATTCCTTAATTCAGTTTTCCACAAAAATGCAAATCACAAAACCAAATTACTGCATAGGcattaaagcagcaatctggagtgttccccctttcaggaattacgtatgagtttttcagaaatccataaagtgACAGCATTAACCTGTTCTGTGAAAGAATGTGAGCGATTTGTCAAAATTCTATTTTGTTTTACCTCATTATAATGTTTTAGGTCTCACCTCCACCATTTCCCACACAGTCTATAATTACACAGACTCCTCTTGGATTAGTGTTCAGGTTGTACCGTTCCATCGGACTCTGCAGGAAGAAAGCACAAACCTGTTAAACATGCACTTTAAATAAGTacataaatatatttaatatGCTTTATGACTGGTTAATATTTACCCCGCAGGCTGCCTCTTTGTGTACAGGAACCACCATGTTTACTCTGGCTGTTGAAAGAGTGATGCGTTCAAATGTGCAACAATTCAAAACACCTGGGCGTTCTGTGGGGATTTCCTGTTAGTTACCGTAAAACCCCCATGTGACATATTATAATTTTGAATAATCGGTAATCTGAAATGGTATTTCACCAAACATTAACACCTATAAAACCGCATCATCAGGATGTCTTTAACTTTAAAGCTTGCCTTACCTATGTGCGCGGGCTGACTTTGTTTGATTTCCTAGATGAAACATATGCGAAGTTGGTTTTATTTTTATATCAGTTTGAGAAAAATCTGGGAGACTTTTAATGTTTGTACACTACGCACAGCAGCTTGGCAGCTTTGCCGTTGAGCTAACGGCTCTGCAGATGGCCCAGCTGTAAACGACACAGAAAAGTAAacaaaagtaataaataacacAAAAAATAATGTGAAAAACAATTTGCTAACTTTTTCTTTAGTTTATTTACTTATAACATGGGGAAActataaaaacatttatttgaaaAATTGCAGTGACAGTAAGAATGACATCTGGTGGTAAAATGTAGGTACTGCGatccatgtatcaaaacaaatgAGTCCACTTTCACCCACTTCCCCTTCCCCTTAATGAGTTTCATGCtggttgccagttacagatcagccaCCAGAACATTCAAGATGAAAAGTGAAGACGAGTgtaagttgataagtaaataaatacattccACTGTAATGTAGAATTGTTCATAATTGAAATGGGAAGTCTGAGAAATTGTCAGAGTCGACAATCgtttttctaattcactgttaaaattgttagctcaacattagcctctagccttctttactcaTTAAAGGCGGCGTAGAGATGCCATGGCTCTTTGTTTACAAATTACTTCTGGGCTGCTCCTTTTACTGACTTCCATTCTGTGCCAGCCTGTGTCAAACTATAAATGCTGGCGCAGTCTTTGCGTTGAACACTTGGCAACCTTGCAAGCTCACATATGTATGGCTATGGAACCAGGAAGAATGGAGTCGGGACTGTTTGGCCTAGTCCCAATACTCGTACTTCCATGCTTGCACCCCTCAAATTGGCGTTCCTGTCCAGTTTGTGAGTGCACAGGGTGTCAGGATTCTCAAGTGTGGCCCTTGGCCCCGCCCCTTTTTTCACCCTTGAGCCACACTTAGCCGAAATTCACACCGATGTGGACTTCAGCCCACAATCTATTGTTGTGTGAGGATTTTGAGAAGAATGCGGGGAAATGGCTCAAGCGCTCTTtatgaaaatatttattttcaagtACTTGTAAGCATTGAAATATTGAATATTTTATTATTGTATACACATACAGTACATACAGTTACAGTATAAAGCCTacataccagaggtgtggactctagtcacatgacttggactcgagtcagactcgagtcattattttaatgacttctgacttgacttgataaaatctataaagacttatgacttgactcggatttgaaccccaatgacttgcgacgtgaatcaacttgcatctgttgacttgatgatgacttgagcatatttgccaTTTTtgaacaa
This sequence is a window from Nothobranchius furzeri strain GRZ-AD chromosome 14, NfurGRZ-RIMD1, whole genome shotgun sequence. Protein-coding genes within it:
- the LOC107390131 gene encoding CASP8 and FADD-like apoptosis regulator isoform X2, producing the protein MAHLDQSQLQMINVITEALSSSDCRKLIYLCESLETDCCAELVKETLKSKVENTGDAHLFLKALISCLGRYDVLKKVYKVCRTEIEQKMQTYENIFQPFRVLMINISEEMSTEDVEEIKFLFGNTLSREKVKKSKSFLDVIVELEKLDLVSPERVDIVGKCLLDIGRVDLVKKVNCYKMSARVNMVVPVHKEAACGSPMERYNLNTNPRGVCVIIDCVGNGGEMLEQTFKALHFNVSLYLFLTSDLILLSLREILRPTENHIGDAFVCCIISRGSTHRLLGTDEYGGGFAIDCIRNLFTGDACPMLAGKPKLFFIQRYNVVESNLNYVAESVEVDGFNRQPASGSIPKEADIFWSHCWTDERQLLQRKHHSVYLKALTDALHDAQRRKLNLVDVQMRVNGAIFEHNRRNPGAAYSIDVKHTLRKNLYLD
- the LOC107390131 gene encoding CASP8 and FADD-like apoptosis regulator isoform X1, which codes for MAHLDQSQLQMINVITEALSSSDCRKLIYLCESLETDCCAELVKETLKSKVENTGDAHLFLKALISCLGRYDVLKKVYKVCRTEIEQKMQTYENIFQPFRVLMINISEEMSTEDVEEIKFLFGNTLSREKVKKSKSFLDVIVELEKLDLVSPERVDIVGKCLLDIGRVDLVKKVNCYKMSAGPSAEPLAQRQSCQAAEIKQSQPAHIARVNMVVPVHKEAACGSPMERYNLNTNPRGVCVIIDCVGNGGEMLEQTFKALHFNVSLYLFLTSDLILLSLREILRPTENHIGDAFVCCIISRGSTHRLLGTDEYGGGFAIDCIRNLFTGDACPMLAGKPKLFFIQRYNVVESNLNYVAESVEVDGFNRQPASGSIPKEADIFWSHCWTDERQLLQRKHHSVYLKALTDALHDAQRRKLNLVDVQMRVNGAIFEHNRRNPGAAYSIDVKHTLRKNLYLD